Below is a window of Gossypium hirsutum isolate 1008001.06 chromosome A12, Gossypium_hirsutum_v2.1, whole genome shotgun sequence DNA.
AGTTCGTCGGGCATTGGCATGGCAATGTTAGGTTCAGTTGTAGGCTGTATATCTATAGTTGTCACCTTCTGTTAATTGGTATATAGATTGACCGCCGTTGTTTTTCACGGCGACTTTTACGGCAGGGTGAGGGGTGAGAAATGTATATATTGGTTGGAGTTGGTTGTCACTGTTATATCGACGGAAATTTATGGCCCTTCTACATGCACGGAAAATGGAAATTTTGgtctattttggaaaaaaattaattaaaatttaatacgaTATGAAATTTGATATGATTAGTGAATTTttcgaaatttataaaattaatttattgtgtcaaaatttatatataaaaatgtaaatatgtattATGTATAGAACAATGCTTGATATGGTTAgtaataaaatacaaatatttttgttaattttattattagaccaaattaaaaaattaagagtTGGATGACTAAAATAAAACGAAAGACATAATTAAgtgacatttttataatttatccataaaaaataatttttagcatatatttaacattttacatcattatttaatagaaaaaatttaacaaaaaagacTAATCTGCATCTTTCGAAATGCAATTTAACACTAAAAACAGGAGCTTCCTTAATGCTTTTACTCCTTAGGTGGCTTTTGAAGCTGAAATTCATGGCAagtgaaaaattacatttttattttataatttgagacacatgttttttttataaaagagttTAACAGATAAGTTataattttggtgaaatggtATTACGAGTTGACTTAACCTCAACTCATTTAGtttaaaactattaataaatattattatacaatattttattttttttatattgttaagaTATCTATGAAATCTCCCACAATTATTTAGATCTCACACTTTAATAAATTTAGAGTTACAAATCCCTCGGACTAAGAGGGATTggaattgaaattcaaaattttaattaattatgattttcatAGTTTATTACAAACACCGAAATAGATAATAAATGGTTAGTGGATTAATTAACAAAATCATGATAATTTGTCATAATTTTTTAGagccaaataaaaaataattaaataatatctttAAACTAATATTTTGGTAATCTGAATAGTATCGTTTTTAACTTTTTATGGTAGTTTATACTTGTGTTAGTTAACTCGGCCGATACTATGTAtgttaaatgaaattataaaaattagatcACAATGAAAAATCAGTAAACTCTAATGGATAACTAAGAAACAGAAGGACAAGCTTTTCTGGAAGCTAAAGATATCATCATACTGGTAATTCTTAGCCATTAAGGCGTTAACAAAGATAAATTTCAACAGCTTTGACGGCTTCTTTCTTTACTCGTGTGTtagtatttttagttttttttttttttgtccaaaggAAACGGAATCTTCATTATTGTTATACGAAGACGAAGATAATCCTTCATTTGTCCTTGTACTCGTTTTTCCTTGTTCGGCGTTTGTACATTGATTACATGTAAGGTGAATGAATTCATTTGCTATCGAGACAACTCTATTCAAggattttaagctttgatttgtTGAAGAATTTTGGTATTGGTCTGAATCGGGAAAGAAACTAAACACGAAGGGagcttcctttttctttttcagttgCCAAAAGGGAAGAAGCTCGGTCCTTTGCCTATTAATATTCTTACGAATTCCGTTTGCAGGCAACCCATTTCACCGTTTTCGTGTTTTAGAGCATTCGAATCAATCAAACATGGCGATGTTGTTTTGTGAATATGCATTGTCGTTGCTGTTGctgttgttgttgctgctgctCGTTCCTTTCTCCTATTCCTTCACTCTTGGACCACAACAGCAATTTTCGGCCATACGTTTGCCTTCCGAGGTCGATCCATGCACCAGTTCCCCTCGGCCTAATTTCTGCCCTGTTAACTGCTTCATGGCAGACCCTGTTTGTGGTGACAACGGTGTTACCTACTGGTGCGGGTGTGCCGATGCTTATTGCGCGGGGGCTAAAGTTGCCAGGATAGGATTTTGCGAGGCAGGTAACAAAGGTGGAAATGGATCTCTCACTGTGCAAGCACTGCTTTTGGTGCACATAGTTTGGCTCATCGTTCTGGGATTTACTGTTTTGTTGGGCCTTAtatgaatatttgtttttttttcacccTCGACAAAGAACAATGAGGGCTCTTTTTAATTTGAACTTTTAGTGGTAATTCATACAGAAGCATATATGTAACCATTGATTTAAGTAAGCAAGCATTAGGTTTTTCATTTTCCTGACCATCATTTTGCCCAGTTTATCTATTTTTCCTATTGCATTTGAATCTCTGACGAAATCAGTTCGTGCAAAGAAATGAAGACAGAAGGGGCTTTCTTATCAGAAGCATAAGAAATCATATGAAATGAAATGCTTATATGTAAGTGAAGATAGAAGGGCAAGGCAGGTAATTCTTGAGAACTATTTTCAACATTTTAGTTTGATTCTCGAGGCTGGAAAATAACACCAGCCTGTATTACATGGCAGTCCTAATGTCTTGCCAGATGAATGAGCATCATTTTATCAATTCTAAATTTCCCTAAATCCCCTACATTTTTCCTTTTGAAATATTCAGAACCTCTTAACTAGTATCAAAGTAGTGTCCATACAAGCGataaaaatttggtaaatttggTTTCTATTCTTCTTTCTTGGAGCTCTGAAGTGAAAATCCCGGTTGATCATCATGACTTGTGTCCCTCGCTTCCACAGATGTAGGGAGGTCTCGAGTTTCACCTTCAGGCTCTTCCGAAGGAGAATCTTTTGCATGAGAACCATCTGTAGAAGCATTTTTTACCAGGCTTTTGTACATGGTGAGAGCTTGGGCAATCATGTTTGAAGGGTTTGCTGTAGAACTAGGAAGCAACATTGTTGTACCCTAACAAATTAACAAAAGACATGTTCAGTAGCATGATTGAATGACTAAACATTGATAACATTAATCCTGGCAACAGGTGTCAGCTATTTCTCCCTTTTACCTCCTTGGCAATGTTACTGAATGCTTGAACATACTGCTCCGCAATCCTCAAACTTGCTGCCtataaaagagattaaattttagTTCCCACTTTATTCTTGATTCATATGACACTCGCATATCAGAAGTACCTTCCCTATATCAGCAAAATCTAGACAACTAATGAGCATCAAATCATTACACAAGTGCAGAACCAGGAACCGAAGTCTCTTTGACTCTTGGGCATATACTAGTTGACATTTACAAGTATCATGGTCAGCCCAACATGTTTACCAATTCTATCACAGGAAATTCATGATAGAAATGTTAGCACCTATTACACACACACATGATGACAATGATGGAAGAATCTCACCTCAACTCCCCCATTTTCCTTCAAGGACTGCGACACCAAGGCAATTCCTTTGGCTGTAGCTTGGGCTCTAGCAAGGATGGCTTCAGCTTCACCTGATAAATGAGTTTGTAAAGAAGGAAATTTTATGGACATGAAGAGAATAATCAAAAGAGACAAGAACAATAATAAAATCATTGCTTGATCAGTTTGTGTTGTCCCACCATTTTttacaattacaattacaattGCTTGAGCCGTAtgctaaaaaatcaaaattaatcaccCACATCAAGttcaattaaattcatataaagccccaccattttttaaattatgactGTTTACTAGTTGATGATCACTAACCTTGTGCTCGGTTAACCTGATCCATTCTTGCTGCTTCAGATGCTAAGATCACAGAACTTTTCCTACCATCAGCAATATTTATGTCGGCCTGTCTTTCTCCTGTTAGAATTAACTTTTATGAATAAATCATGTTGTCTAAATTAACCATTAAAAGAAGATGGCATAGAGCCATTAGATACTATACTACCTTACCCTAAAAAGGAAAAGAACTATTACTGCATTACCTTCAGATTCAAGAACTTGAGCTCTCCTTTTACGCTCTGCTTCTGCTTGCATCTCCATAGCTGCCCTCACTCCCCGAGGTGGAGATATATCCCCTGGTTTGATAGGAAAGAGAAATATATATGATGTATTGCAAACATAAAACAATTCCAGAAAGAAAATATTGGCTAAACCATACTCACTTATCTCATAACGGAGACATCGAAGGCCCCAGTCTCTTGCAGCCACATTGATGGACTCCTGCAATAgtcatttcatttaaaaaaaatcatcatccTTTTCTGTAAGAGAGaaagggagggggaatttgagaCTTTTATGGTGCAAAACAAGTACAAGACTAATAGGATATCATTCCAACTGTTTTCACACTTCCATAATCACTTGTCACTGGAAAATCATCAGAAAAGACATTTAGCAAACTACCTAAAAGAAATATATCCAATCAGGCATAAACTTATCAGAGCAGCCACATACAGATATTAATCATGAAAACCTTGTTGACATCAGAGGGAAAATCAATATAACAAGCATTAGCCTTCAATTGTCAACTTGAAAGAATTTGACAGGAACCATCAAAAGTATGTATTAGCCTTCCCATAGAATAAAATGTGTGGAAATATACAAATTCAACAAATATGCCTCCTCCCAAACTGTTAACACAAAGTCAAGAGTCAAATTTATAAAGAGCCTCTACCTATTTTCCACTTATCCAATTATTGATATAGAACCAGAATTGTATTATAAACCCAATTCATCATATGTCGGGTCGATTTTTCTAAAAAGTTAGATTTCaagaacaaaaggaaaaaaaagatagAATCAAAGAAAGAAAACGAACCACAATCTTTTCGTTGAGAGTATCTCTTTCTTCGAAGGTCTTGTCGAGGGTTATTTTACCAAGCTCGCTTCGCATGGTTGTTTGAGCAAGCTGAATGACGGCATAAATTGGGTTCTCAACACCATAAGAAGCAAGCTTGGGGTCAACAATCTGCAAAGGTTCCAAAGAAAATTATAGACCAGAAAGAATATAAAAATTGAGCAAAAAGGGCAAAGAAGAGGAGTGGAATGGAAGAAAGACCTTAACATACAGAACGCCATCAATGAGAATGCTGACATTGTCTTTGGTAATAGCGGATTGGTCCGGGATAGGAATAGCCTCTTCCTTAAGGGAATGAACGTAGGCAATTCGATCCACGAATGGGATAAGGAAATGTATACCAGATGGCAGCGTTTTTAAGTATTTCCCGAACCTTTCTATCACGTAAGCTTTCTTCTCCGGTACTATACGGATTCCCCAATTTACTGGAGGTGCAGCCTCGTACGTAAAAAGGAATTGAATTGAAACAAAAAGTTGAAGCAAGAATTGAAATCATTTTTGGGTCTAAAGTagaatcaaattataaaaatatttaaaactaccTGATGCCAGGATCGCGGCCGGCGCGAAGATGACGCACGGTGGTGGCGAACGGTGGAGAAAAGAGGCGCGGAGTGGAAGAAGAATGCTGGCGGATAACGGCAGTTGAGAAGGAGGATTCCTGGAGATATCTAAGAGTCTTCACCGCATTGTTCAGGGAATTCACTCTCCAAATCTTACCCATTTCAATCTTTGGATATTTATTCCGTTTTTTATGGGAATCTATTGGCTTCTATTTCtatgaatttttttcttcttctaaatTCGTTCTTCTTTTCCCCCAATCAAGAAACACGTACCAATTCCCAAAAGGGTTTTAATTAATAAGCTCTAAAGCCCTAGTAAAACCtttgaaaattgaattggaaaatCAAAATCATTTTCTGCGAGTCACTGTTCTTTCTCCGGTGAATACTGGTTGAACCGAGCTTTGTCCCATTTTCCTCTAAAGCCCAAACTACATTGAAAGCCTTTTTTATTAAGCCGAAACCACAATTGCAATTCATAGACTTATTGATATGACCCCAATTCAGAAACTTCAAATCAATCCATCTGAATCCAAATTTTAGCCCACTCTATTTAATCATCTAAATCTGTCCCTCTCAAATCCAAAAGCACAAAAATTAGATATCAATTTAAACTcgaaacatacaaacttacaaaTAATCAtgaacttaaaatatttaaaaccacgTTACTCTAATACGGAAAACTCAATtcttaaacttaaaataattcaaaCTCATTCAAAGTACAACCTCTCTTACCTTAAAATACATTACTAGCATCATACTATGACATGATGATTAACAGTGCCACGGTTTTTTTAGATATAATCATATTTATCgagattattaaaaataaaatcaaaacaaaaaaaattaatatagacTTGAGTAGTTTATGAGCATTAGTGTCTCATTTACACTCctaatcaattttattttatgagtGAGGTCACTACTTcaactaattcaattaattcatttgatcggattaaataaatcattaaaaatttttaacatcTAACTAGCCAATTTGATCCCGTTGACAACCTTGAGTAATAAATGATCCATCACTGCAGTAAGAAATTGTAATACCAAACTCACGCAGGAATGTCCC
It encodes the following:
- the LOC107929479 gene encoding uncharacterized protein, whose translation is MAMLFCEYALSLLLLLLLLLLVPFSYSFTLGPQQQFSAIRLPSEVDPCTSSPRPNFCPVNCFMADPVCGDNGVTYWCGCADAYCAGAKVARIGFCEAGNKGGNGSLTVQALLLVHIVWLIVLGFTVLLGLI
- the LOC107929520 gene encoding stomatin-like protein 2, mitochondrial, with the protein product MRSELGKITLDKTFEERDTLNEKIVESINVAARDWGLRCLRYEIRDISPPRGVRAAMEMQAEAERKRRAQVLESEGERQADINIADGRKSSVILASEAARMDQVNRAQGEAEAILARAQATAKGIALVSQSLKENGGVEAASLRIAEQYVQAFSNIAKEGTTMLLPSSTANPSNMIAQALTMYKSLVKNASTDGSHAKDSPSEEPEGETRDLPTSVEARDTSHDDQPGFSLQSSKKEE